From the genome of Ictalurus furcatus strain D&B chromosome 4, Billie_1.0, whole genome shotgun sequence, one region includes:
- the terb1 gene encoding telomere repeats-binding bouquet formation protein 1 isoform X4, which yields MLNANRTDLRLLLECLKYQMKCPASQKQALLTVVSICQQNSGQNIEFLREIGGVTFIYNLSKASDYSEVKETALFTLSSLAEVNESCKQSLCREEMFCGLADCMEQEESLTLKRVAVYLLCVLVSNNKQGQSFVRTSRCIDVLLNLFRSTYPMAEGTNELLQLWTSVSSALCGCVNNPQNEENQCACMCVLPLVKVWLQQVSVFRAELAQPICSFISMTVANNSCVQEYFASVGGLLTLSDTLSSAVTQCRENPEACKLAAMITRTLSACITDNEALAPVLSELMLVPHLLLLLSCPNLSPRDQLAVVLTLGCCTDACVEHQVELLRGGGLPLVISLLIDANDEEVRKAATFVLQTCQKLTGSIAGQSVESDLQKHRQSAWEIGQRIQQLERSQLDNLGKGVENSSAQITECREELWEDSVVRKDSGRSGESGREDIPQNFTPPTQCPPQPVTVQGLGNQQPMQHVRRQIVKDFDKSVNHFQRRNGEQQQMAENVMGSSVAEQKREQLMRRESGMKNRGMEEMERGETSAANLNKDRSTDDLGNENFDSATHTKLPVAKDQDVCSPDVFKHPATTKRRQQAPFGSEDELSVCCELLDSEIERILFTPAASKPSKLRCAGCVSGMDEVNSRTVGVVLRSCKSRCEFHLVLQRAEDRLKRSLRISGVTHGRDHTRDRGVRDACSSETVSKHIMKEREGHTNRPNHRDTTRLITLTPLKRSGETQGKLGSDMQNRHVSDLQKPGGGDGMQSVRDIAPSFRQMRTWTLCVPQLGRETGKTILERR from the exons ATGTTAAACG CCAACAGGACCGATCTGCGCTTATTACTGGAGTGTCTGAAGTACCAGATGAAATGTCCAGCATCTCAGAAACAAGCTTTACTCACCGTCGTctcaatctgccaacagaact CAGGTCAGAATATAGAGTTCCTCAGAGAGATTGGAGGTGTGACGTTCATCTATAACCTCTCCAAGGCCAGCGATTACTCTGAGGTTAAAGAGACGGCTCTATTCACGCTCAGCTCTCTGGCTGAAGTTAACG AGAGCTGTAAGCAGAGCCTGTGCAGAGAGGAGATGTTCTGTGGCTTGGCCGACTGCATGGAACAGGAAGAGTCCCTCACGCTGAAGAGAGTGGCCGTGTACTTGCTTTGTGTATTAGTTTCCAACAACA AACAGGGACAGAGCTTTGTTAGGACTTCTAGGTGTATTGATGTCCTGCTCAACTTATTCAG GAGTACTTATCCCATGGCTGAAGGAACTAATGAGCTGCTGCAGCTGTGGACCTCAGTGTCCAGTGCTCTCTGTGGCTGTGTCAACAACCCCCAAAAcg AGGAGAACcagtgtgcatgcatgtgtgtgttgcctCTGGTCAAAGTGTGGCTCCAGCAGGTATCCGTGTTCAGGGCAGAGCTGGCTCAACCCATCTGCTCCTTCATCAGCATGACTGTGGCTAATAACT CATGTGTTCAGGAATATTTTGCATCTGTTGGAGGACTGCTTACTCTCTCAGACACTTTGTCCAGTGCAGTTACTCAGTGCAGGGAGAATCCTGAAGCCTGTAAACTTGCTGCCATGATTACCAGAACACTGTCTGCATGCATCACTGACAAcg AGGCCTTAGCACCGGTTCTGTCTGAACTGATGTTGGTTCCACACCTCCTACTTTTGCTGTCCTGCCCAAACCTTAGTCCACGAGACCAGCTGGCCGTGGTGTTGACGCTCGGGTGCTGCACTGACGCATGCG TGGAGCATCAGGTTGAGTTGTTGCGGGGAGGAGGACTGCCTCTGGTCATCTCTCTCCTGATCGATGCGAACGATGAGGAAGTCAGAAAGGCAGCTACCTTTGTACTGCAGACATGTCAAAAACTCA CTGGATCTATAGCAGGTCAGAGTGTGGAGTCTGATCTACAGAAACACCGTCAGTCAGCCTGGGAGATCGGGCAGAGAATTCAGCAGCTAGAAAGATCACagctg GATAATTTGGGAAAGGGTGTAGAAAATTCTTCAGCTCAGATCACAGAATGCAGAGAGGAATTGTGGGAAGACTCGGTGGTGCGAAAGGACAGTGGTCGAAGCGGAGAGTCAGGGAGAGAGGACATTCCACAGAACTTCACACCACCTACACAATGTCCACCTCAGCCAGTCACAGTGCAGGGGCTGGGAAACCAGCAGCCAATG caaCATGTTCGGAGACAGATTGTTAAAGACTTTGATAAGTCGGTGAATCATTTCCAAAGAAGAAACGGAGAACAGCAGCAAATGGCTGAGAATGTGATGGGAAGTAGTGTAGCAGAACAGAAGAGGGAGCAGCTAATGAGAAGAGAGAGTGGGATGAAAAACAGAGGGATGGAAGAAATGGAGAGAGGTGAAACAAGTGCAGCAAACCTCAACAAAGACAGAAGCACAGATGACCTGGGAAATGAAAACTTTGACAGTGCCACACACACCAAACTACCGGTGGCAAAAGACCAAGATGTATGCAG CCCAGATGTTTTCAAACATCCTGCTACCACGAAGAGACGCCAGCAGGCTCCGTTTGGCTCTGAGG ATGAGCTGTCTGTGTGCTGTGAGCTCCTGGATAGTGAGATTGAGAGGATTCTGTTCACTCCGGCTGCCTCTAAGCCCAGCAAGCTACGCTGTGCAG ggtGTGTGAGCGGGATGGATGAGGTGAACAGCAGGACAGTGGGTGTGGTCCTGCGCAGCTGTAAAAGTCGGTGCGAGTTCCACCTGGTGCTGCAGAGAGCTGAGGATCGTCTGAAGAGAAGCCTGCGTATCAGTGGGGTCACGCACGGTCGTGATCACACACGTGATCGTGGGGTCAGAGACGCGTGTTCTTCAGAAACGGTCTCCAAACAcataatgaaagaaagagagggtcACACAAACAGACCGAACCACAGAGACACCACGAGGT TGATAACACTCACTCCGCTGAAGAGATCGGGTGAAACACAGGGCAAGttag GCTCAGATATGCAAAACAGACATGTGTCCGATCTCCAAAAACCAGGGGGCGGTGATGGAATGCAGAGTGTAAGAGATATAGCTCCCAGTTTCAGGCAGATGAGAACttggactctgtgtgt TCCTCAGCtaggcagagagacaggaaagacTATTCTGGAGAGGAGATAA
- the terb1 gene encoding telomere repeats-binding bouquet formation protein 1 isoform X5, with translation MLNANRTDLRLLLECLKYQMKCPASQKQALLTVVSICQQNSGQNIEFLREIGGVTFIYNLSKASDYSEVKETALFTLSSLAEVNESCKQSLCREEMFCGLADCMEQEESLTLKRVAVYLLCVLVSNNKQGQSFVRTSRCIDVLLNLFRSTYPMAEGTNELLQLWTSVSSALCGCVNNPQNEENQCACMCVLPLVKVWLQQVSVFRAELAQPICSFISMTVANNSCVQEYFASVGGLLTLSDTLSSAVTQCRENPEACKLAAMITRTLSACITDNEALAPVLSELMLVPHLLLLLSCPNLSPRDQLAVVLTLGCCTDACVEHQVELLRGGGLPLVISLLIDANDEEVRKAATFVLQTCQKLTGSIAGQSVESDLQKHRQSAWEIGQRIQQLERSQLDNLGKGVENSSAQITECREELWEDSVVRKDSGRSGESGREDIPQNFTPPTQCPPQPVTVQGLGNQQPMQHVRRQIVKDFDKSVNHFQRRNGEQQQMAENVMGSSVAEQKREQLMRRESGMKNRGMEEMERGETSAANLNKDRSTDDLGNENFDSATHTKLPVAKDQDVCSPDVFKHPATTKRRQQAPFGSEDELSVCCELLDSEIERILFTPAASKPSKLRCAGCVSGMDEVNSRTVGVVLRSCKSRCEFHLVLQRAEDRLKRSLRISGVTHGRDHTRDRGVRDACSSETVSKHIMKEREGHTNRPNHRDTTRLITLTPLKRSGETQGKLGSDMQNRHVSDLQKPGGGDGMQSVRDIAPSFRQMRTWTLFLS, from the exons ATGTTAAACG CCAACAGGACCGATCTGCGCTTATTACTGGAGTGTCTGAAGTACCAGATGAAATGTCCAGCATCTCAGAAACAAGCTTTACTCACCGTCGTctcaatctgccaacagaact CAGGTCAGAATATAGAGTTCCTCAGAGAGATTGGAGGTGTGACGTTCATCTATAACCTCTCCAAGGCCAGCGATTACTCTGAGGTTAAAGAGACGGCTCTATTCACGCTCAGCTCTCTGGCTGAAGTTAACG AGAGCTGTAAGCAGAGCCTGTGCAGAGAGGAGATGTTCTGTGGCTTGGCCGACTGCATGGAACAGGAAGAGTCCCTCACGCTGAAGAGAGTGGCCGTGTACTTGCTTTGTGTATTAGTTTCCAACAACA AACAGGGACAGAGCTTTGTTAGGACTTCTAGGTGTATTGATGTCCTGCTCAACTTATTCAG GAGTACTTATCCCATGGCTGAAGGAACTAATGAGCTGCTGCAGCTGTGGACCTCAGTGTCCAGTGCTCTCTGTGGCTGTGTCAACAACCCCCAAAAcg AGGAGAACcagtgtgcatgcatgtgtgtgttgcctCTGGTCAAAGTGTGGCTCCAGCAGGTATCCGTGTTCAGGGCAGAGCTGGCTCAACCCATCTGCTCCTTCATCAGCATGACTGTGGCTAATAACT CATGTGTTCAGGAATATTTTGCATCTGTTGGAGGACTGCTTACTCTCTCAGACACTTTGTCCAGTGCAGTTACTCAGTGCAGGGAGAATCCTGAAGCCTGTAAACTTGCTGCCATGATTACCAGAACACTGTCTGCATGCATCACTGACAAcg AGGCCTTAGCACCGGTTCTGTCTGAACTGATGTTGGTTCCACACCTCCTACTTTTGCTGTCCTGCCCAAACCTTAGTCCACGAGACCAGCTGGCCGTGGTGTTGACGCTCGGGTGCTGCACTGACGCATGCG TGGAGCATCAGGTTGAGTTGTTGCGGGGAGGAGGACTGCCTCTGGTCATCTCTCTCCTGATCGATGCGAACGATGAGGAAGTCAGAAAGGCAGCTACCTTTGTACTGCAGACATGTCAAAAACTCA CTGGATCTATAGCAGGTCAGAGTGTGGAGTCTGATCTACAGAAACACCGTCAGTCAGCCTGGGAGATCGGGCAGAGAATTCAGCAGCTAGAAAGATCACagctg GATAATTTGGGAAAGGGTGTAGAAAATTCTTCAGCTCAGATCACAGAATGCAGAGAGGAATTGTGGGAAGACTCGGTGGTGCGAAAGGACAGTGGTCGAAGCGGAGAGTCAGGGAGAGAGGACATTCCACAGAACTTCACACCACCTACACAATGTCCACCTCAGCCAGTCACAGTGCAGGGGCTGGGAAACCAGCAGCCAATG caaCATGTTCGGAGACAGATTGTTAAAGACTTTGATAAGTCGGTGAATCATTTCCAAAGAAGAAACGGAGAACAGCAGCAAATGGCTGAGAATGTGATGGGAAGTAGTGTAGCAGAACAGAAGAGGGAGCAGCTAATGAGAAGAGAGAGTGGGATGAAAAACAGAGGGATGGAAGAAATGGAGAGAGGTGAAACAAGTGCAGCAAACCTCAACAAAGACAGAAGCACAGATGACCTGGGAAATGAAAACTTTGACAGTGCCACACACACCAAACTACCGGTGGCAAAAGACCAAGATGTATGCAG CCCAGATGTTTTCAAACATCCTGCTACCACGAAGAGACGCCAGCAGGCTCCGTTTGGCTCTGAGG ATGAGCTGTCTGTGTGCTGTGAGCTCCTGGATAGTGAGATTGAGAGGATTCTGTTCACTCCGGCTGCCTCTAAGCCCAGCAAGCTACGCTGTGCAG ggtGTGTGAGCGGGATGGATGAGGTGAACAGCAGGACAGTGGGTGTGGTCCTGCGCAGCTGTAAAAGTCGGTGCGAGTTCCACCTGGTGCTGCAGAGAGCTGAGGATCGTCTGAAGAGAAGCCTGCGTATCAGTGGGGTCACGCACGGTCGTGATCACACACGTGATCGTGGGGTCAGAGACGCGTGTTCTTCAGAAACGGTCTCCAAACAcataatgaaagaaagagagggtcACACAAACAGACCGAACCACAGAGACACCACGAGGT TGATAACACTCACTCCGCTGAAGAGATCGGGTGAAACACAGGGCAAGttag GCTCAGATATGCAAAACAGACATGTGTCCGATCTCCAAAAACCAGGGGGCGGTGATGGAATGCAGAGTGTAAGAGATATAGCTCCCAGTTTCAGGCAGATGAGAACttggactctgt TCCTCAGCtag